The Capricornis sumatraensis isolate serow.1 chromosome 20, serow.2, whole genome shotgun sequence genome contains the following window.
aatccaaaaagaaACCGAGGCATTTCCCTAGCGGTCCAGCGGTTGAGACTCGGCGCTTCCGCTGCGGGCGGCGTGGTTTCCTTCCGCGGTCCGGAACCTGAGATCCAACGCGCCTCCCTGCTTGGCCgaaaacaaaaccaagcaaaaatacacagaatggaTCACTCAACCACTGTGGAGGCCTCTTTAGAACATCGTGGTTTCTCCTGAGCGAGTTTCCAAGGGCAAGCGAATCCCTGGTCATCAAGGAAAGTGGGATTGTCTATGGTGTTGGCCCCGCCCTTACGCAATCCGTGCGCTGATTGGGCCAGAGGCCGAGGAGTCCGGCGTTGCCCCCGGCTCTCCAGGGAGACGTTTCTCCGCCTGCAGAGTTTGAGTCAAGTCCCCAGCTGAGGAGGACCAAGGCGAGAAGGCTTCAAGGAGGTAATTGATGGGGACTGTCTAAAGAGAAGGCTAGAAAGTCAGGGCACGTGGAAGTGGGTTTCACGAAGTCCTGGCTCTCTGTTCACCTTGCATTCGCTCAGAGACCGTGTGAAATCCACCGGCCGCCCTCCGGCCACTCATAAACCGTGGTTCATTCGTGGAACTCCTCTGGGAATGAGGGTGTTTCCGCACTCCACGGGGTCCTGTGGTGTGGTTCATTTTTTCAACAAGGGCTTTTAAGCACTGCCCTGGGGACATTTTTGACTACGCCGTTTCTTGTTATACTCTAAGATGGATGTCGGAAGAATAGAATGGATTCTTGTCCCTGGTATGAAATACTGAAGGGGGACTAATGCCCAGTATTGGGCTGAGGGATGGTAGGGtggatgaaaataaaactaattggcagcattctttttttctctctctcttttttgccgCCATACTTCTCAATACTGAATCTACTACTGAGGAAAAGCAAGAGGAAGGTCCTGTCTTTCGGGGTCAGTTGGGCACCCACTTCTAGAAGCATTGTCCAGAGTCCTACTGAAAACTCTGCAGTCAGTATGGCTGAGAACCAGAGAGCGGGTCGTGGCCCCCTCGCGAACAGCCCCGGAGCAGAGTCTCCAGCGTCTGCGCCACGCCAGGACACCGGAAGGGAAAAGCCCGAGTCCGCCCTTGAAGAGTTGCGCATCCGCTTCAGAAGGTTTAGCAGCTCGGAGGAATCCGACCCGATCAAGGCTCTGAGGAGGCTCCGTGAACTCTGCGGTCTGTGGCTGAGGCCGGACCTTCACACCAAGGAGCAGATGGTGGACAGGCTGGTGCTGGAGCAGTTCGTGATGTGCATGCCGCCGGAGATCCAGGTCTTAGTCAGAAGGAGTGGTGCGGAGACTTGTAAGGATCTGGAGGAGGTGCTGAGAAAtaagcagaaactgaagaagtggGTGAGTAGGACCCTAGGGACCCTGTGAGAGAGGGAACGGTGGGAAGATGGGCTGCGAGCTGGGAGATGAAGCAGAAGGACCGGAGGGCTTGGCTCGAAATCAGTGCTTCCCACAGGGGTGAGCGCTTGCCTGTGGCGTCACGGGAGACGTTTCTGTCGGTCCTCACTTTGAGGGTGTTGCTCTTTCAAATGTCATTCCCAGGAGGTGGGCTCCTAGGCTGGGATACGCAGTGAATGCCTTTTTGGATCCTGTGAAGGGAGACTGATCCTATTCGAATTTTTTCTCACAGACTATAGTCCGTGTCCAAGGGGAGGATTTTTTGATGCCAGTCTCGGATGTTGAGATGTTAGGATTTGAGGTCAGTGAGGGGCACGATGAGGGAGACGGAGCCAGGGAGCCCCAGTCTACAGTCAGTGTCGTCCCTCCAGACGAGGGCCAGCAGGAAAGCCAAGACGGGCAGCATCTGCCAGGAGCCAAGGACCTGTCGAGGGTGCAGGTGAGTGTGATGTCCTGACCTGCAGTCTGGGAGCAGGTAGAAGAGGCTCTGGTGGGCGTGGCTGCGAAAGTAATTGGGAGAACTTGGCAAAGGACAAGAATGGACCCACTGTGTCCAGGAATTCCCATGGTTGCATTCCATGCCCAGCCATTTTCCAGCCAGTGTGAGAATGAAGACTCACCCATCTTTCCTAGTGCTTCACCATGGAAGCTTGTGGCCATAAGCACGAGGACAGAGGAGTCCTGTTTCCACGGGATGGTGCTGGGTCAGTTCGTCAGGGATAAATGCACTCACAGCTGTTTTACCCATGATGGATTTCATCAGAGGCACTTACTATTGGGGAATATTGTAAATTGAATTGAATATTGAATTGAATAAAAAATTCCCAGTTGGAGTCATTCCCGCCCCGCCCCAGAAGGTTTTGGAGTATGTCTGGAGAGAGTGGATTTTTTGCAGTGTGAATCGGGGGAGGAGATGCTACTGATTTCTCATGAATAGAGACCAGCTATACTGCATATCATCTGATTATGCCCCAGGCCACCCTCCATGAGGAGGACAAATCCAGGCAACGTATCAACAAGTGGTGAAGTCAGGAGCCCTAGAGCCAGAGTCCTCTGCTTGCAGAGTCAGGGGCAGGGAGGATTTGAGATGAGGTGGAGACATATGTGCAAGACAGTTGGCAGTGCCAGCTGTGAAATCTGGACTTGATTGCCAGAGGTGGTCGGTATAGATCAAGGACAGTCATGGGAATCAGGAGAGGACTGCCAGTCAGGGTGATGGGAAGCAGTCAGGGCACATCCCCCAAACTGATATTCAGAAAGCTGGAGTCTTAGATCAGGGTACTAGGGGGGTGGGGAAAGAGGAGACAGAGCTTGCCATGGGCTAAGGCAGTGGGATTGACTCTGCTTGGTTGCCCCTTGTCAGGGCCAGAAAGCTCTCCCGCCAGAGACCATTCCTGAAACAGGTGAACTGGAGGGTCAGATGCCCTCCAAGGAGAACTTGGAGAAGGACCTGCTGGAAGACACAGGAGTGACAAGAACCCTTCCGTCTCAAGAGCCTGAACTTCTGCAGGATCGTGGTGAGTATTAAACACTTGGAGACCACAGGAGGTAATGACTGCTTCCACTGATGTCCAGGAAGGGGTACCCAGCATTTCCATCCCTTGGTGTTGGGGCCGGATAGGAGTTGGTTCTCCTGTGCCAACCTTCTCCGTCATCAATGTTCCAGAGTGTTTCATCAGCGAGACTCAGGTAGTTTGGTTGATGGGAAGTGTGTGGCCAAGATTAGGGATGGTTCCAGTGAGGCTGGCACCATGGAAAATGCTCCTTGATAAATATGGTGCTGAATCTCTTCTTTCAGCAGATTctgggagggcagagagagaggggagagtcCCCAGGAAGGAAGTGATACTTCAAATGTGGCTCCTGAACCCTTTCCTCTTGTGTTCCAGAGGGAGACGTTTCCACTACGAGTGGATCCAGACGAGGTCCTCTGAAGAATCGCAGACACGTCCTAAGGAAACGGGACAGCAGCCCCACTTGCCAAGACGTGCGTCAACAAGCAGCCACGTGTTTGGACCAAGGAGAGCTCTCAGGACAGCTTGGGTCCCATTCCGTTGGTTCATCTGGCACCGTGGGACCCACCAGTGTTCCTGAGGGAGCAGAAACCCCGGGTCGGGCACCCTGTGAATGCAGGGTGTGCAAAAAGAGCTTTCCTTATCAATCTCAGCTTACCCTGCACCAGAGGACACACACAGGAGAGAGGCCCTTTCAATGCGACATCTGTGCCAAAGGGTTCATGCAGCCTTCGGACCTGCGGGTTCACGAGCGGATCCACACTGGTGAGAAGCCCTACAGCTGTGATCTCtgcctcaagaagttcacccacTACTCCACGCTGCGCACTCACAAGAGGACCCACACCCAGGAGAAGCCTTTCCGCTGTGAGCAGTGTGACAGAGCCTTCAGCCGCCGAGGGAACCTCAATGTTCACCAACGCACCCACTCTGGGGTCAAGCCGTACGTGTGCCCCGAGTGTCACCGTGCCTTCCGTCAGCTGGGCGCTTTGGCACGCCACCAGAAAATCCATTCCAAATGACTGGCTCAGGACCCTGCCCTCAGCGCCAGGTCTTTTCTGTGTTAATGAGAAAATTTAGAATGTTTGCCACCTGTGTGATACAAAGTGTGGATGACCAGCAAAGAGCTTCGGAAGATACTGTAACCCAGTGGTGTTCCATTCACGTGAAATAAGATATTTGAATGATgacttatttttccctttggattttgttttctactttgcTATAGACtatacttttccttttcatatgtttattttcaattggaggataattgccttatgATGTTAGACTATGGTTTTCTTACACGTTTTTGCTTTGTGTTCTTGTTCTTCCCTTGAAGCTGTGTCTCACTGGTTATCAGTACCTCATCATCAGAGTGAGGCTACTGCCGACTGCCTTCTtatcaggcctgatttccttgtAAAATAGGATGCTCCTAGCAGGACGGCTAGATTAAATACAGGATCACCAGTGAAagttaaatttcaaataaacaaatacatttctATCAAAGAGCTGTGTCTTTTCTCTTCTAAGACTTTGCTACACAGAGTAGGTGATAGCTGTGGTTTTGTCTGTGTGGccattatgttgagatatgttccctttGTACTAGTTTGGATACTGCTTCTTAGGCATTTAGAAAAAGAAGGCTTCTTAAATTGATAAGTGACATTcttttcccctgctgctgctactgctgctaagtcacttcagtcgtgtctgactctgtgtgaccccgaagacggcagcccaccaggctcccccgtccctgggattctccaggcaagaacgctggaatgggttgccgattccttctccaatgcatgaaagtgaaaagtgaaagtgaagttgctcagtcgtgtcctcctcttagcgaccccatggactgcagcccaccaggctcctccgcccatgggattttccaggcaagagcactggagtgggatgccattgccttctttttcCCTAGTGGTGTACAACCTCTGGTTTCTGTGATGCCTCTGAAATGGCTTCTTACACTTGATCTCATCAGCTGATTTTAGATAAAAGTCTCTGATGACTTATTTcatgagaaaagaaacaagattaGGTAACTCAATTTGATTACAACCATCGGATTACAATTATTGGACTGCCTCACTGTTtccaagcagagagaaaaaattcATTAGATCAGGAAAATCAATCTGTTTCCCCAAGAAATGCCATCCATgaagtctaaaataaataaaatacatacgaGAACATTTACTACCAAACCAATATGGTGGCCTCTCTAATGGTTCTTCCTGTTGGAGTCTCCACAGGAAACTGAATCTACCCAGATTATCCAAAGTGGTTCTTTCCATGCCCTTTATCCAATCACTGGGATGATGAGGTTATGGCCAGAAACCCCTGCAGTTTCACCCAACTCTCTATAAATACGGACATTTCGGCTCCAGACACACTTTGAGAGCCAGTCCCTGACCTGAGGAGGCTGAAGGCAAGAATCCTCGCAGGGGTAAGTGATGAGTGGGCACGTCCAAGGAGAAGGCTTAGAAATGAGGACACGTGGGTGGGTTTCAGAAAGGTCTGGCATTCTGCTCATCTTGCATTAGCTGGGAGACTTGTGACAGGAGATCTTCCTCTAACCCCACATGAACAAGGGTTAATCGAGCTCTTCTGTGAGGGGAGGAGAATGTTTCCACACGTGGTGCTGTGAGGTGGCTCGTTTTCTTCAAGGGTTTCTGAGCGGTGACCCTATCGCCATTTAGAAactacacatatatttattattactttaaaattttttttaattccttcattttggctgggctgggtcttctttgctgtgagggctttctctggtcGTAGCtggtggggactactctctagctgagggccatgggcttctcattggagCAGCTTCTCCCATGGCAGAGCCGGGAGTCTAGAgcttgggttcagtagttgccCCTCTCAGGCTCAAgagttgtggagcacgggctcagaGGCAGGTGGTATCTTCCcatatcagggatcaaacccatgtccctctgcattggcaggcagattcttagccactggaccaccgaggaagcCTTATGGTCATTTCTGACCAGACAGTTTTATGAAATATTGAATGAGTCGGGCAATGGTGTCCAGTACTGGGATGTAGGGGAGATGGAAGGGTGGAACAAAATGAAACccgtttgtttctttttttttttttctccctagacTGCTAAACAGTGACTTTAGTGctgaggaaaagcagaggaaatcCATTTCCATAGGCGTCAACTGGGCACCCACTTCTAGAAGCATTTGCTCAGAGTCCTACTGGAAATGTCCTCCATCCATATGGCTGAGGACCAGACAATTTTTCAGGGTTGTGGACACATCACAGACAGCCCTGGGGCAGAGTCACCAGCATCCGTGCCACCCCAAGACACACTCATGGAAAACTCAGAGTGTGACCAGGAAACCTGGCACGTCCGGTTCAGAACCTTTAGCAGCTCGGAGGAATCTGACCCCATTGAGGACCTGAGGAGACTCCGTGAACTCTGCCATCTGTGGCTGAGGCCGGACCTTCACACCAAGGAGCAGATGATGGACAGGCTGGTGCTGGAGCAGTTCATGGTCTGCGTGCCCCTGGAGTGCCAGGTCCTGCTCAAAGAGAGTGGGGTGCAGAGTTGCAAGGACCTGGAGGACGTGCTGAGAAACAAGCAGAGACCCAAGAAATGGGTGAGTAGGACCTCAGGGATGGGTGTGGGGCGAGCAGACAGCTGCAGGCTGCAGGGATCACAAGCTAGGACCTGAGGGCTGGGCTCTGTCAGTGACTCCCACGCAGGTGAGAGAAGTTCACACGTGGGCAATTTGGGACATATTCTTGGCTGTCTCAACTCGAAGGACGTAGATCGTTCACACCAAATGTGAGCGTCTATTGTCAATGCCATTGGATGCCCGAAAGCTACATTCCAGGTCTTACAGAGACTGATCTTGACTGATTTCTCCGCTCACAGACCATACTCTGCATACAAGGGCAGAGTTATCTCGTGCGCGATCCCGATACTGAGACGGCTGAAGCCAAGGCCGGCGACATGGATGATGAGAGCGACCCGTGTGGGGAGCCCCAAGCCCCCGTGAGGGTCGTACCTCCAGAGGATGGCCAGGAGGGAAGCCAAGAGCTGCAGAATCTGCCAGGAGCCGCGGACCTGTCTAGGGAGCCGGCGAGAGAGTGGAAGCAGGTAAAAGAGAGTCAGGCGGGTGTGGCTGCTGGAGTAATGGGGAGATTTGGCAAAGGATAGGAATGGACCCATTGCTTCCAGGAATTCCTGTGCATGCATTCAGCTCCTAGGCATTTTTTCTAGTCAGTGTGAGAATGAAGATAATCCATCTTTGTCCCTCTGCCACGAAAGCTTCTAGTCTTAGGTGTGGGGAGAAGGTCCTGTCTTCCTGACATGATGCTAGGTTCAGTTTGCTACAGGTGAATGCACTGACAGCTGATTTGGCCACGGCCCCTTCCCCCAGGGGCACGTTATATTTCAGAATGTGATCATTCCTTGCAACTGAAGGAGTGACTCCAAATTGGACTCATTTTGCCCCCCAGtagacactgggcttccctggtggctcagatggtgaagaatctgccaacaatgcaggagacctgggtttgatccctgggtcaggaagatcccctggagaagggaatggccacccactctagtgttcttgcctggagaatctcatgaacagaggaatctgg
Protein-coding sequences here:
- the LOC138097125 gene encoding zinc finger and SCAN domain-containing protein 5B-like, coding for MAENQRAGRGPLANSPGAESPASAPRQDTGREKPESALEELRIRFRRFSSSEESDPIKALRRLRELCGLWLRPDLHTKEQMVDRLVLEQFVMCMPPEIQVLVRRSGAETCKDLEEVLRNKQKLKKWTIVRVQGEDFLMPVSDVEMLGFEVSEGHDEGDGAREPQSTVSVVPPDEGQQESQDGQHLPGAKDLSRVQGQKALPPETIPETGELEGQMPSKENLEKDLLEDTGVTRTLPSQEPELLQDREGDVSTTSGSRRGPLKNRRHVLRKRDSSPTCQDVRQQAATCLDQGELSGQLGSHSVGSSGTVGPTSVPEGAETPGRAPCECRVCKKSFPYQSQLTLHQRTHTGERPFQCDICAKGFMQPSDLRVHERIHTGEKPYSCDLCLKKFTHYSTLRTHKRTHTQEKPFRCEQCDRAFSRRGNLNVHQRTHSGVKPYVCPECHRAFRQLGALARHQKIHSK